The Helianthus annuus cultivar XRQ/B chromosome 15, HanXRQr2.0-SUNRISE, whole genome shotgun sequence genomic sequence TAATAtttgtgttttatttatattGATTGCTTTACTGGTTTTTCAAGGAAAaagattagttttttttttgagttaattactgttttcgtccctgtggtttgtcaaaaatcactatttcagtccattagtttaaaaattgcgatttcagtccctgtggtttcactttcgtaaccatttcagtccacctcgtaaccatatCAGTCcttgtacttaacagaataatggattgaaatggttacgaaagtgaaaccacagggactgaaatggttatgaaagtgaaaccacagggactgaaatcgcaatttttaaactaatggactgaaatagtgatttttgacaaaccacagggacgaaaacagtaattaactcttttttttttatgtattctAATTCTAATGTTGTTAAATGTGAATTGGTATAGCTGACCCTGTTTGACCACTAATTTTGTAAACCCTTTTAAGGATTTAGCTTAATTAGGTCATGATGATTTTAATCTTTTGTTATTGCTTTACTGTTTTTTCAAGAAAATTTGAGTTTTTTCTGATGGATTTTCATGATGTTAAATGTGAATTCGTATGGTTCGCCTTGTATAATTTTGCAAACCCCTTATAATTTGTTCATATAGTTTTTTAATATGTTATGGTCTGCAGGAATTTTGGGACCGAAAAGGGTTATAATTTCCGGAGATATAGGGCTTTATAGTGTTCTTCACATCCAATTTTGGATGTTGAGAAATTAGCGGTAAGTTGTGGTGAGAATTGAGATGAGGGATGTTATCAAAGTTGATAAACTTTTTAAAGGCCTGTTGGCGACCATCGGTCTGTTATACGGGTTCGGATGCAACCGGCCGACAAGAGGGGCTGCTTTGGTATAAAGACATCGGTCAACACTTGACCGGCGAGTTCTCAATGGCGGTGGTTCAGGCCAATATGTTGCTAGAGGATCAAAGCCAGATCGAATCGGGCTCGTTGAGCTTCCAAGATTCCGGCCCGTACGGAACGTTTATTGGAGTTTATGATGGTCATGGTGGGCCCGAAACTTCCCGTTATGTCAACGATAACCTTTTTCAGAATCTCAAAAGTGAGTCACATGAGTCAAAGTCAACATGAAATTTGATCTTAAATTCCGTGAATTGAAATGAGTGTTTGTGTTTGTAACTTTGTAGGGTTGACGTCAGAACAACAGTCGATGTCGGTGGATGTTATACAAAGAGCGTTTAGAGCGACAGAAGAAGGGTTTTTATCGATTGTTGCTAGACAATGGACGGTGAAACCACAGTTGGCTGCGGTTGGATCTTGCTGTCTGGTTGGTGTGATTTCTAACGGAATACTTTACATTGCGAATGCTGGCGATTCACGTGCGGTTTTGGGGCGGACCGTCAAGGCTACGGGGGAGGTTATTGCAATCCAACTGTCGACCGAACACAATGCAAGCATAGAGTCCGTGAGACAAGAACTTCATAAGTTGCATCCCGATGATCCTCATATCGTAGTTTTGAAACATAATGTGTGGCGTGTGAAGGGCCTCATTCAGGTAAAATTGTTTGGATAAATATGTTAATGCATTATTTATGATACGAAAAGCAATACTATTACAATAATAAACCAAATGGTTATATAaaatcagggatgagcaaatggtaccaaATACTGAAACCGAACAAGTACCGAATTTAccataccaaatcattttcggtaccaaccactttttggcgtttttggGATCAGTACTTTCggttcggtacggtaccggtgTTTAACCGAtgtttaccttcaaataccgtacCGAGCATTTTTGGTACCCGTACCCAATTTTGGAGATTTTCGGGATCGGTTCTTTCGGTACCAGTACGGACCGGGCTCATCTTAAAATGATGCATGTGGtttttaaaactaaaaataaacTTTGGCTGACTTcaaaccttttgacccatttgactACACCCCATTGCTGTCAACTTTATCAATTATTGTTTACATTTAAATCGTCAAAAATCAAAATAATAATATGAAATTGTGTTTGATGAATATTTTGTTTATAACACaggtttgtgtttttgaaattgtCTTGCAGATATCTAGATCTATAGGTGATGTATATCTAAAAAAAGCAGAGTTCAATAGGGAACCATTATATGCTAAATTTCGGCTTCGTGACCCTATAAGAAGGCCGATATTGAGCGCGGACCCATCAGTCTCGATGCATGAAATCCTGCCAGAAGATCGGTTTGTTATATTTGCGTCTGACGGTCTTTGGGAGCACCTTAGCAATCAGGAAGCTGTTGATATAGTGCAAAATCACCCTAATAATGTAAGCATCATTCTTCACTAAATATAATATCTTTGTATTTTAGCCTTTGCAGAACAGAGTCACATAGTTTTGGTGCATCAAGTTCAAATTTTCATATTTACTAGATATTTACTCATGCCACGCGTTGTGGCGATAACGACGCGTTTGTGACTTCGTTACACGCGTTACGATATTAACTGCGGTGTGCATGCGTGACGTGGTGACACGATACGTTAGTGGCATTAACGTGGTTAGGCATAGATAAAAAAGAGTATAATGTCTCGCACGTTGCGGTGTGAAGTCGTTAAGTAATTTAGACACAAGAATTTAAGTGTTGGAGAAGATGAGGTGTGAAGTTATTATGTAGAAATAAATGGCGGTCAAAGTTGTTAAATAACAAAAGTTAGGGGTTAATGTGTCACTTACCAGAAGATCAGGGTTGAATACTTGAATGTGTAAAGTCTACAAACTCGAGGGTCAAAAAAGAAAACTTAAGGCATGGTTCACCGACCATGGTTTTTAAGTTTctatataattattattactgCTTATGGTTATTTTTGTTATTATCTTGAATGCCTATTTTCATATAAACGAGTTGAAATTACCACCTCTAGGTAGTGTTTGTTATGCAGTAATAAGAGGCGGATTGGAATGAACTATTGCGAGGGAATGAAAATaaatgtgtttggttggtcaaggtaatggaatcacccattacataagacatttcattccctcaaattcattccatccaccccatgttttttttccattccattccttctcTCACCCTTCATCACCAACACCGCctaccgccaccgccaccaccaaccgccgccACCCTCCGCCAACCACCATCACCGTCGCGGCCACCGCCACCCTTCGCCACTGACCACCGGcacccaccgccgccaccacctgtCGCCGCCACTACCAACCGCCATCACCTGTCTTTGGTTTTTTCCTGCCTACCAAGCAACACAAGGTAATGAATCTAATGATTGATTCCATtcccacatggtaaccaaacaagactacggaatggtaatgatccatttcattcctttgtccattccattaccttatccattccattccctcgtccattctaTTTACCTATACCAAACAGACCCCTAGTTTTCAAATTTCCCCGTAAGTGTGAGAAAATCTAACTACCTTGATTTTAAATATGCTAGTCCTGTAAATGGACCGTAAAATCCCCCTTAATTATGAAACTTCCACCCAACATTAAGTAGCATGACTAGAATATGTCTTGTATTATTATGATGTTGAATAAATGGACATGTAAACATAATTGCAAGAGTCACTAGTTGCGCTACTCTTGTAGTACTTAGGTTTATTGTGGGTGAGTTGTAAAAGAAGTTGATGTACGCAAAGTGTTAGTTTACACTCAACTTTGATCGCATATGGATACACGGTCTCACAAACGTACACAAAGAATAGCAATGCAAAATTGCAAATACAAAACTCGCATACATTTTTACTATTATTCGGTGAATTTTATACACCATTTACCTGTTGAGTATGCTAAAGAATACCTTATTAGCAAATTCAACTTGAATTTAGCAAGTTGAGTTTTATGCATTTTAATGCTCTTTGGATGCCTTTTGACTCGTTTGAGTTGTACTTATTTTAGTTAAATCTTCTAGCTTAAACCACTTTGACAGTTTGACCCATTTGACTTGTTATCTTTTTCGTTAAATTATTTAGCTcaaacccattttgacccgtttgacttgTTTTTTCTTTAGTTATACCCTCTTTTCAGTTAAATCTTCTAGCTTAATCCGAATTTTACAAGTTTCACTTGTTTTCTTTTAGTTAATATTTTAGCTTAAACCCAATTTGAACTGTTTGGCTAGTTTTCCTTTTAGTTGAATATTCCAACTTAAATGCATTTTGACcggacccatttgggttgttttCTTTTTAGTTAAATacttaaatatatattctaacttAAACCCCCGTTtggcttgtttttttttttaacttaaatgTTTCAACTTAAacatattttgacccgtttggctagTTTTCTTTTAGTTAAATATTCTAACTTAAACCCATCTTTACCAAACCGTTTGGCTTGTTTTCTTTAGATATGTATTCTAACccaaacccattttgacccgtttggctgtTTTTTATGATAACTTAAATGTTCCAACTTAAACCTATgttgacccgtttggcttgttTTTTTAAGGTAAATTTTCTAGCTTAAAACCTTTTTGACCCATTTGGCTTGTTTTTAGTTAAATCTTCTAGCTTAAACCCATTTGACTTGGTTTTTTAAGTTAAATTTTCTAGCTTAAACCCAATTCGACCCGTTTGACTTGTTTTTTTAGTTAAATCTTCTAGCTTAAACCCATTTTGACTTGTTTCTTTTTTAGTTAAATCTTCTAGCTTAagcccattttgacccgtttgacatGTATCTACAATACAGGGAAGTGCTAGAAGGCTAGTGAAAGCAGCATTACAAGAAGCCGCAAAGAAACGAGAAATGAGGTATTCGGATTTAAAGAAAATCGAAAGGGGAGTAAGGCGTCATTTCCATGATGacatcacagtcgtagtcgtatTTCTGGACTCAAATCTAACGAGTAAAGCGAGCTCATGGAAGGGCCCCACTTTGTCTCTAAGAGGTGCCAGTCTCAACCTCCCAGCTAAAACATTGGCACCACTATCATCAACCACCACCGCCTGAGTTGTCAGCCGGTTTTTATCAGTCTCTAATTTTAATTCTTTGATGTACAAGGTAACATTTTAACGCGAACCCTTCTGTTATTTGGTTTCTTGGGAGATAAAAAGAACAACGATGGTAGAATCTTGTAAATGCTGTAAACCATGTTAGAAAATCATAATTGTTTTTCACTTCTTTGACAAGAGTTTGTGAAAGATGTGAAATTTGGTTTTAAGGAGCTTgagcatagttgttaatagcgaccatagcggtcgctatagcgcGCTTTATGGCGATGCGACTATGTGTCGCTATGTTGGTTATGGCGATGAATAGCGAGCTTAGCGACAGCTGTTTTTTTTATGTAGTAATTCCTGGCCTTCTTAAGGCGTTCTGGTGGAATTCCTGGGTCATGAAAAAAGTGTGCTTCTGGAGAGTGATCCTTAACCGGCTCCCGTTTGCGGAGGTACTTGCATCTCGAAACATTTTGTGGGGGTTACATAGAGAGTGTGGATGTGTGGTCCGTTCTTGCTCAATGGTGGAGATCTCCAGCCTTTTTTGCCTTTCACGTTTCCGACGTGCTGCATCTTCATGAAATGTTGGGTGGTTCCAAAGGGCAGAGGAAGGCCGTGTAGGCGACCATATATACGGCCTTGTGGAGTGTTTGGCGAGCCCGAAATGAGGTCGTTTTTCATGCTAAGCAGCCACCCGTTTCGAAGGTGGTAGAAGAAACAAAGGCTTAAAGCTTTCTTTGGATTAAAAATATATCGCGAAGAACGGGTTTATTATGGGAAGATTGGTACCGTTTTAGTATCAATTGTATTGTATAAAGGGGTTCCTTCTCGTTGTTGTTTCCTATTTGTGTTCGGGATGTAAGTGCTAGCTTCTTGCTAGTTGGCGTATAAATATATTTACTTGTATtatattttactgttttttttatCACTTTTGCTTATCTTTTGGGTACCTCAACTACTAAACGGTAGTACATGCCATGAGTGTATACCACTCCCCTAAtcagtcatcatcatcatactcagtaaatcccatcaataacaaaaaggtagggtctgaggagggtaagatgtagacaaccttatcTCTACactgtaggaatagagaggcagCTTCCAGTGAGACCAGTTAATCTCGATCATACACAATATGAAAGACAAGTCCTTGTCGAGACAAAGATGTCACGTCTATAATAAGTGGTAATAGATTGGATTCGACCCCTTTTTATGTAGGTGGTGTTCATGTCATTCTTTCAAGTTTTTAATGTCAAATGCGCAATGGCGGTAGATGCAATTATCTAAGACACATGGTCCATGAATTATGATATATGCTAATTGTTACATCAATATCATTAGGTGTAATAAAAAGTGACCCAGTGAACTGTTAAGACATATGTTTTAACTTAGGGTTTAATAGGTGTTGAATTTTCAAGAGTATACTCATCTTTATATCATCATGGTTGGGAGTTACATTCACTCCTTTCATGAGTCCAAACTAGCGAAACCAGTCAACCTCGATCATGCATAAGATTGAAGGTTGCTCACTTGCTCCTTATCATCACATATTGCTCATCAAGATGGATATAGGACATCAAGGTGTTAACCCGGTCCATATTGACTAATTAATTGCACCTTATAATTTAGTAGTGGTAGTGTCATAAGACCTAAATTTAGACCTTCCACTTTTCTTTATATTAATATAAAGGGTTATATCCCGGTGCATTATTAAGTAGGAATGACAAAAATACTCGAGTCCAATccgacacaaatgggacgggtatactcgatacccgacgggtattgggccgggtatgaaattagttttaaaaatttttgcGGATATGGGTCGGATATgagattaggtgatacccgacctaattacccgaaaccacatacccgtttacctgaactatatacccgatttttttaatttatatttttattttccatgAACCCTTATCTATCgttgatttattttagtatgttcataaagtgaaaaaaaaaaaattcttctgGTATATACATTCGATAATAGTATTTAGattttgtatgttagtgaattatataaagttattattaattttttgaTAAAACTTATATGTAGATCCAGAGGTGACTCCCCTTGTCCCAACTGAAATCTAGATCCAGAGAAATAATACTTTACTAACTTGTAACTTATGTATTAAAATTGATACATTATTCAAAAGAAGGCGATGTTAGGGGATGCGGAGTGGTTTCGGTAAACCACCTTTACCGATTCGGTAAAGTGTGGCCACCCCACCGCCAACATATAGTTTGCCGATTCAGTTGGGTAAATCGGTGATGGAACACCGATTCGGCAAGAGGGAGAAGGAGAGAGAGGGAGGGTattgtgggtggggtccattcctatctcaaccaatcacacctttttccttttttttttaaaatagtttaccacttcaccaagtgtttaaaccattgccaacatttttcaccaaagtttaaacacttttgcctaattgacatggcgcgctctcattggtcggttttttggtttgccactttaaagtgtttaaccactccttatacccttaaGCCTAAAAAAGGATGAAAAACAATTAAATGAAACTCAACATCCAACCAAGGCCTCCCTTTGCGTCCTAGTGGTCCACAAAGTCCCATCTGGATTTCAGTTTCCACTAATGTGATCACTATCCAATGATTGAACATCAACCAAAATATCGTAGATTGAATATCTTTCATAACCAAAATATCATAAATATAATCCCATGTCAAATATTATAAAGACTTCACGATATATGTAAGTCGAAGCATTTAGGCCGGGTAATTATGAATATTCAATTATATGATTAGTTTTAATCTTTATTTAAGTTTGAAAAATGCATGTTATAAGTAATACGATCTGATTATTCAAACTGGTTTATACGACTCGATAATGAATATATTGGTATTGGGTGTTGCTAAATGCACTCCCATTTCTACTTATTGAAAACATAACAGTGTATAAGTGTAAGTTGTCATAAAGTTAGATCAGATCATTTAAAGTATATAATTGTTAGAGATTTAGTTAACCTTTTGCCATTCAAGTCTGTTTTTAAGAAGGGTTTAAGATTGTTTTTTGGGTAATGAGTATCTTAAGGTTAAATTTTTGGACATAAGACCATGAACGGATATAGATTTATATTGTCGGACCTACAAAAGAACAAATGATATTCTAAAGCTAAAACATAACCATTGATCAAGAAATAAACAATAGATGAAACATTCTTCTCCCAAAGATAATGAATCTTGAACACTAATCAGATCATCTGTTGTAGACATGTTAACATCTGTTCAAGCCTTGGAACCACTATTGAAGAAGAACCAAGCACTGATCAAATAGCCAAAGCCCTGTTGAAGcaagaccaaacatctgttttggccaaacagat encodes the following:
- the LOC110912040 gene encoding probable protein phosphatase 2C 46; the encoded protein is MLSKLINFLKACWRPSVCYTGSDATGRQEGLLWYKDIGQHLTGEFSMAVVQANMLLEDQSQIESGSLSFQDSGPYGTFIGVYDGHGGPETSRYVNDNLFQNLKRLTSEQQSMSVDVIQRAFRATEEGFLSIVARQWTVKPQLAAVGSCCLVGVISNGILYIANAGDSRAVLGRTVKATGEVIAIQLSTEHNASIESVRQELHKLHPDDPHIVVLKHNVWRVKGLIQISRSIGDVYLKKAEFNREPLYAKFRLRDPIRRPILSADPSVSMHEILPEDRFVIFASDGLWEHLSNQEAVDIVQNHPNNGSARRLVKAALQEAAKKREMRYSDLKKIERGVRRHFHDDITVVVVFLDSNLTSKASSWKGPTLSLRGASLNLPAKTLAPLSSTTTA